A stretch of the Synergistota bacterium genome encodes the following:
- the lgt gene encoding prolipoprotein diacylglyceryl transferase has product MTKFSSTIEIPTDGGRPTVRKLSFYLIPIILFLVTPIALHKVFSGEVIVKPYIFKIGNFDLRWYAILIVTGFILGARIVYNRAPKYGIKARDLDHLLIAGYIAGLVGARLYYVIFNWEYYSKNPFEIIAFWHGGLAIHGVWIGALLTAIVFSGIKKIPFLKLADLGAIAFPLAQSIGRWGNFFNYEAFGTPTDLPWKLFIPRAARPAAYKSFSYFHPTFLYESMWNLFIFIYLLQLEKKNPPPGTLFSRYILLYSIGRLLIENLRTDSLYLGGVRVAQIVSIIFIGIAIYLEISTKKGLYGKG; this is encoded by the coding sequence TTGACAAAATTTTCTTCTACGATCGAAATACCCACAGATGGAGGGCGACCTACCGTTAGAAAACTTAGCTTCTATCTAATTCCAATTATATTATTTTTAGTCACACCTATAGCACTCCATAAAGTCTTCAGCGGAGAAGTAATAGTAAAGCCTTATATCTTTAAAATAGGAAATTTTGACCTGAGATGGTATGCCATCCTCATAGTAACAGGGTTCATCTTAGGAGCTCGGATAGTTTACAACCGAGCTCCTAAGTATGGAATAAAAGCAAGAGATCTAGATCATCTTCTAATTGCGGGTTACATAGCTGGTCTAGTAGGAGCAAGATTGTATTATGTTATCTTTAATTGGGAATACTACTCTAAAAATCCTTTTGAAATAATTGCCTTTTGGCACGGAGGACTAGCTATACATGGGGTATGGATAGGGGCACTTTTAACAGCTATAGTATTTTCAGGAATTAAGAAGATCCCCTTTCTTAAACTCGCTGACCTAGGCGCTATAGCTTTTCCTTTAGCCCAAAGCATAGGAAGATGGGGAAACTTTTTTAATTACGAAGCTTTTGGAACCCCAACAGATCTTCCCTGGAAACTCTTTATACCGCGGGCTGCACGCCCTGCTGCTTACAAAAGCTTTTCTTACTTCCACCCAACGTTTCTATATGAGTCCATGTGGAATCTTTTCATATTCATCTATCTTCTTCAACTAGAGAAAAAAAATCCTCCTCCAGGGACTTTATTTTCCAGATACATCCTTCTTTATTCCATAGGAAGGTTGCTCATAGAAAATCTAAGAACAGATAGCTTATACTTAGGAGGGGTTAGAGTCGCTCAAATCGTTAGTATTATCTTCATCGGGATTGCTATTTATCTCGAAATATCGACCAAGAAAGGTCTTTATGGTAAAGGCTAA